The DNA segment TGCAACTATGAATTAGAATGCTGACATTCCAGAAAATAAGCAACGCTTGTTGGCTGTTCTATCTATATAAAGAAAATGTCAGCAGTAATCCAACTAAGTATTTTCAAAGCCCTTAAACATATCAAACCTGTTGCACAACATGTGTTTAAAACGATGACAGCTTGCTTCAAGTATTGGGTGTTAAATTCAATAGAATTAATTTACCTGAAATACCCTACTGTTTCCAAGTAACACAACATACGTCTCCACAGTCATTACATACTTGTCCCTGGCTCACTTACCAGAAAGACCTGGTTGGCACTTTCACTGAGAGTAGAGTCATCTGGGCTATCAACAGGTGTCTGACGTGTAAACTTTGAATCAAACTGGCTCACATCCTCTTCAGATTGCTTTGCAAAAACAAAATGATTAAGGGTTTATATTACAGATATCAACCAAATGGCTTAGCGGTGATCAGTGTAGCCTCTGGATGGAGTTCATTCCATAGGTTTTTGGCAGAGCTCTGCTGTAGTAAAACCCTGGAGTGGTGTCGGAATCCTGTCGCTGCCAGTGGGAGGTCACTATGGGCACTGACACTGAGAAATAAAGGCAAGGGGGAGGGGCAAAAATTATGGATCAAAAAGGAACACAAATTAAAaagatgcctttaaaaaaaaaaatctcaaattacAAACAAAAACTTTGAGAAATACAATGCCAGTTTCTTGCAAGTTTAGCCCTTGTCACAACCAGTATAGAACAGTTGCAACTATTAGTTTTTGGAAGCCTCTCCTGATAATTTCATCCTGTCTTTGCAGATACAGAAGTTTTTATATTGTGAGGGATAGATGACAACTCTGGAATAAGTGACTATGAAGAACATTGTTAAATTCAGTCAAAGAACAACAGATACAATTCCAAGATTCCTTCTCTCATTCGTAAGTGTAACTGAAAAGGCAGTCTGTATTCATTTGTGCAGGCCTTCATGAACCATGAAAGCACATTTTCAAAAACCATCTATTTTGTAGAAGTAACTTCCATAAAATTTGCTAATAACAGAAGAATGCTAAACTACCTTCCAATAATTCATTTGGAAATATCAGCCATGTATCATTCTGAATTTCCTTCAAAACGGTGAGGAGAAAAGGTCTGAAATCCCCATGCTGTAGTATTTTCAACACTAGTGATGCCTAAGTCAGTTTAAAGTGAGATTTTTAGTAGTCGGGAACTACTGGGGTGGCAATACCATTGCTGCTGTAGCTAATTGTACCCAGAGGGAAAAAAGACAGACACCCCACACCATCAAAATCTAAGATAAGATAATACAGGCTTATTCATCACAACACTGGTTTGAGGTGAATTTTAATTACTGCCTAGAATGCACAAAATGCATTGTAAATATTAATAAGCAAATGTACAAAATGCTTAATTAGGTGACTTCATTTACTTTTGCTTAGCAACTACTTATCTTAGTTTCAGCTAAATACTGACTTACTGTATGTTTAGAAGCAGAAATTCAGAGGTAAGTGCACTTGCAAGTCTGTTTAACCTACAGATTAGAAGCAGGAGGAATTAAAACTGAAGCAGAACCTTCTTCCTCCAGAAAAGTAAACAGAAGGATAAATTAGCTCATGGCTGGTTTCTGCCACCTTCTCACATAAAAAAGCAAGATCCTATTCCAGTGACGTACAAGTACCATGACGACAGAGTTGGACAGAACAGCATGCTCATGACAGCCAGTATTTCATACTGTGTGGAGAATTAAAGAGGTTTTTTTGAATTGTTGATTCAGCACCagttctcaggaaaaaaacctcccaacttCATCAGGTAGTAGATCTGGTAGATCAGGTGGTAGATCTCCCATCTTTAAATTTGACAAGAGTGAAATCTGAGAACCAGTAACCTAAGTTGATGCATTTAACTATATAAAGTAGCAGAAATCAACAGCACTCCAGTTGCTAAGAGTGGGTGTTTCTAAGTTTTAGGTTCCACATTGTGTAAGCCCTTTCCTAAAGGCATACAAGGAATATCTCACAGCATTCTGAGTACATACCAATAAGGGTTTAAAAGGAGGTTCCACCTTTCGTGCCAACAGCTCATCCCAGTTAATGTGTCTGAAGAACGGGTGAGCCTACAAGAGTTAGCAATAGCACAGTCATCATCTGCCTCCTGGGTATAAATCACAGAAATTTAAGAATTAAGCTTGTTCTTTTCAGACCCCCTCTGTGGtgtctttctttcaaaatcacaTATGGGTCTACTGTAATATATCCTGCAGCACTACATCAGAGTAGCTGGAATTGCTGAAAAATGATACCATACCTCCAAGTCAGACAACATATGTCCCTATCGTGTTTTCCTTGAAAGATTAGAAAAAGCCAGTTTACATGCAAAATATCTCTACATTTTTCAACTTTAAAAGTTAGGTAtctaaaaataatgacaaaacacTGTATTAATGACAAATTGTCAGAACTGTGAAATAAGGAGGACTCTCTAGTACATTGTTAATCTCGCCATAAAAAAAGTCAAGCTGGAAGCAACAGGAACTAGGCCTCTGCCTTAACTTTTAACTATGCAACACTGAATGCAAACTAACAAcccttttcctttggaaaaactgCACTAAACGCAAAGACTGGCAGGTTTTCATCAGACTGCTAGAGTATCATCGCTCTTATATGGTTGACTGTACAATTAGCATCGAGCAACTAGTAGAAAAGATCTACAGGAAGACAGAGCTAAAGAATAAAAGTTATTTTCCAAATATCAGAATTATCAAACAGGTAGACAGCTGTTTTCATTAAGCTTTAAACCATTCACATTTTGATCAGCTGTCACGAGTGACTGCCTTTTTGCTCATTACACTTCAAGACAGACATACTCTCCTTCCCTGATGTACCCtcaaagctgttttattttcagtgaggTAATTTAAGAATTCTTGAGTTAAGCAGAAGTTACCtgaacttctccagcatctcCAGGACCAGCTCCTAGACGTGAGGCAGCATTTCTTTTTAGCAGcttaaggagaaataaaatccaaaaaagaaaaatcagttatgTCGTTATGACTAGACTAGTTCTGACATGAATCATCATTCCAATGAATACCATGCAGAATGAACACAGAACAATGAGAAAATCTGCATTCGTTAGAAAACAATTGTATTTTCAAGGAAAATCACTTTCTGTACCATGCAAAACCAATACTGACTTACAAGGAGTAAAACAAGCATGGACTGAATAGCCATACTCATATCATTTTACTTCTATTTTCTACATACACGTGTAGTACTGACATTCATTGAAATTCTACCTTTTTAAGCAGATCTCTGGCTTCTTGTGTGAGGTAGGGAGGCAAGTTGAGTTTACACTTGAGAATCTTGtcaattgttttctttctgttctccccAGTGAAAGGAGGCTAGAAAGCACCATTGTAATGGGAGGAAAAATAGGACTTGTTCAGGTCTCTTATTTGTGTACACAGAACTCACTTCAGTAATTTATAAAGCAGACAAAATTACTGCAAATGGGACTTCCAAATAACTGTTTGGATGAGAGCAGCTCATGACTGTAGCCAGCATAAGTGTAGCCGTATTTTAGTCATATTTCTTACTTGCAGTTTGTATATCTACAAATATTATACATCATCTGAATTAGAATACATGTAACTACAAAAGCTACAAAGAGAAATACATGCAATTATAACTGTGCACCTACTGCTCCAGTCAGCATGTCATACATTAATGCCCCCAAACTCCACCAGTCCACAGCACGATTATGCCCACTCCTCATCAAGATTTCAGGGGCCCTATaatcaaaaaaattgaaaatatgaacATATTTTAACAAGCTTAATACTAATTCTGACTAGTAGTTTTCAAGCAAAACCACATTTATCAAGTAAAATTTCCGCAAGTGACTGAACATATGAACCATCAGTTAAAAAAGGCAACATTTAGCCATTACCCCCAGACCAAAGCAATGCTTTTCTATTTCATCATGCAGCTCACATGTATTCAATTGTTCCACAGAACGTGTGTGTGACTGTTCCATCATGAATAGATTCTTTACATAATCCGAAGTCAGTCAATTTTACGTGACctgaaattaaatatataaaatttaagACTTAACAGAATTCTGATATTTGTATAAGTAacattaagaaaaatagaaatttttaACATGGATATGTAATAACTTTGAACTACTTCCTGGTATCTTCAATGGTCTGACAAAGCAATACAGAATGAGGTAACACACTTAGAAATAAAGCCTCTGTGCATAAGAAAGTGTTGCCActtgaagagaaacaaaactacCAAAACGTATTCACATATAGacaaatgtatttatacataaaGACTGTAGAGCATCATTCAGATAAGAGCGTAGGCTATCGATTTTTACTGCTTGCTTCAAAAAGTTCAGAGAACAACCTCCAACAAATTGTAAAGTGCCCTGAATAATTCAGTACAAAGACTTAGTCTAAAAGTAGTAAGTTGTTTAAGATAACATGAAAATACTGGATGGCACAGATTGTCAGACTGATCAGTGTCATACAGCCGATGTAACAGCGCATTCAGGAATTGCTACTACTGTCAGGTAAAGTGTCAATAGCTAGATCAATCATTTCAGCTACAGATGATTTGGCATCCTACCTAAATTGCCTTTCCTAACATCTTCAGTCATTCCGATTACTAAAACGTCACTGATGCTACACTGAAGACACAGATCTGTATGTACTTTACAATGACCCAGTAGAAGAAAAATTCCACAAGCTGCAGAAATAGCAAGTCAACCATTCAAAAAATGTCTGCATCTGTACACATGGAACTTGGGAGCTTGATGTGGCCTATTAAATTTGAAGCTGTGTTTAAGGGTAAGAAATTAGCTTTGGCAATTCTTCAGTTATACCAAGAGAGATAATGAACATGCCATTGTTCTAAGGAAATTCACATAAGAGTGAAGCGTTGTGACCTTTGAAGAATTGTTTTCAAATGATTGGCATTGTAACTGTTACTATAGTTCTACCTTGATGATTAAGCATGATATTTTCTGGCTTCAGATCACGGTAGATGATTCCTTTTTGATGCAAGTGCCCCAGTGCCATTGAGATTTCTGCCAGGTAAAAGCTGAAAGGAAACATATGCCACAAAATTAAGACATATTCAATCAAGCATCTTAAGCACTAAGACTATTATGTACATACCAGTGGTTCCTTGAAAGTATCATTAAAAGTGTATGagagaaaaaatgagagaaacagTGACGCCTTTGAGGATGGTTTGCCAAAAGGCATACGGACTCCAAGATGAACTACAAAATTACGCCATTAGCATTAGGTGTACCTGTTCAGTAGCTCTCTTATCATGAATATATTTGGAGGGATCTGAATTTACCAGTTAGTGGTTAAAATACGCTTCAATCTGTATTACCACACCTAGATGACaaagttgaagaaaaataaaaaatgaagctaaGGAGGTAACCGGCAGCACCCAGAGTGCCATCAGTGGGACAGTATTACAGCCCCATAGGTACATCAAAGCTTTTCTGAGGCATTTATCAGCATGCACTGTGGAAAGATCCAACTGTATTCAGTTGTGTGAAGCCTAATCAATACGGGATAAATTTCAACTTGTTTATAAGTAAAATATCACTCTTCAAAaggctttttctccttcattagAATAATTTCCTTCAGCACTTTACACATTTGATTGTTAGAATACAGCCATTACAGTTACTTGGAAATTCTGTAACTGGCTGGTAAAATTGTGTGTGggtcaagaacaaaaaaaaaaaataatattgcatCTACAGCAAGTCTTTCACAGTCTTTTTTCCAAACACCAAAGTCCAAACACTTTCACAGTCTCTTCTCCAAAAACACGTCCTTTACCACAACCCTATGGAATATGGCCTCACTCGGCAACCAGCAATGGACTTTCATCTGTAGTAAGACTGGCACAAACTGGTAAGTACAGAACACATACATCTTCCCAAAACCCAGTTAAAGGCTCTTTTCACTAGACTACAAAATTAATGAGTAGTTATAGTTTTTCAAGTCATAAAGTACCATTTAAGCACtcggaaaaaaaaacccaaacctattaGTTTACTACAATAGTTTCACTTACCAAGCTGTGTCTTCCATAAATATCCCTTCTCTCTCTAACTGCATAAATAGTTCTCCTCCTGTCATGAGAAAAATAAGATTATACTCTATTGAAGTGCATTCTATCATTTTTAGTCAGTCAAAGGTCTATTTTCTAGAAAAACTATAACCAACAGGTATTCTGTCCTGCTCCAAGGAAAGCTGTTTCACAAAAAAACAACTGAGAATTTACTATTCTGTTATTCTTGGAATTCTATCAACTAAAGAGAtgccaaaagaaatcaaaacagcatgctgaaaaaaataacagcatttcTGTCCCTGGTTTGTCCTATTGTTACAACTTGAGCAAATTGCTTCTAATCTGTGTCTCCTTCCCTATCCGTGAAATAAAGGTAACACTTTCTTGTTTCACAAAGAACCTGCAAAGACTCAAACCTCAGGTACTCTGCATGACTGCATAGGATCTAAGTGTAACATACAGTAATTACAAACCTGATGGAAGAAGAGGTATTAAAAATCTTCCTCTCCTGTACTGTCatgaaaaataactattttatgTTTCattcatctttcttgtactgaatTGGAAGGTTTATTTATGCTATTCTATGTATTCTTAATGCTAacctattttacatttttaagacGCCATGTCAGTAGTTAGCTGGCTTTTTATAATCAGAATAAGAAATCCAAATTGTCACTTAACGCAAGATACCAAGAAGCAGGTAACAGAATTTCATATACGGACCACTGAGATACTCAAGGATGAGGTAGAGTTTTCCACCAGTCTGAAAGGCATAAATTAAGTCTACGATGAAGGGATGTTTCACTTCCTCCAGTATATTCCGCTCTGCTTTTGTATGGGCTGTATCCTTTGCATTCCTTACAATCATTGCCTACAGAAAGCAGAGATATCTGAGCACAAGAACACGCTAAACAAGGCAGACTTTTATATTTAGTTCCGTTCTGAGTTTACTAAATCACAACGCTACACATGACTTggcaacataataaaaaaaaaaaaaaaaaaaaaaaagaaaatttcaccaCAATATTTATGTAACATCACAGGTTTCTTGCGGaaatttaattcttcatttatttaatagaatcatacaataatttgggttggaaggaacctcctGAGCTATTTAAATTAGTTGCTAAGAGCTACACAGACAGAATAATTTAGTTAAAGACTAATTATAATTCCAACTGTACCTGGATAACAACTGTGTATTTCACAGATAAAAGTTTAGTTTTAGGTATATTATGTAATTAGATCATTTTTAACAGCTAAAGGGAGAGAGAGGTTTTTTTAGATTCAGACAGTAGTGAAACAT comes from the Accipiter gentilis chromosome 6, bAccGen1.1, whole genome shotgun sequence genome and includes:
- the RPS6KB1 gene encoding ribosomal protein S6 kinase beta-1 isoform X1, with amino-acid sequence MAGVFDIDLDQPEDAGSDEELEEGGQLSESMDHGGVGQYDLGMEHCEKFEISETSVNRGPEKIRPECFELLRVLGKGGYGKVFQVRKVTGANTGKIFAMKVLKKAMIVRNAKDTAHTKAERNILEEVKHPFIVDLIYAFQTGGKLYLILEYLSGGELFMQLEREGIFMEDTACFYLAEISMALGHLHQKGIIYRDLKPENIMLNHQGHVKLTDFGLCKESIHDGTVTHTFCGTIEYMAPEILMRSGHNRAVDWWSLGALMYDMLTGAPPFTGENRKKTIDKILKCKLNLPPYLTQEARDLLKKLLKRNAASRLGAGPGDAGEVQAHPFFRHINWDELLARKVEPPFKPLLQSEEDVSQFDSKFTRQTPVDSPDDSTLSESANQVFLGFTYVAPSVLESVKEKFSFEPKIRSPRRFIGSPRTPVSPVKFSPGEFWGRGASASASNTQTPVEYPMETSGIEQMDVTVCGEASAPLPIRQPNSGPYKKQAFPMISKRPEHLRMNL
- the RPS6KB1 gene encoding ribosomal protein S6 kinase beta-1 isoform X2 — translated: MAGVFDIDLDQPEDAGSDEELEEGGQLSESMDHGGVGQYDLGMEHCEKFEISETSVNRGPEKIRPECFELLRVLGKGGYGKVFQVRKVTGANTGKIFAMKVLKKAMIVRNAKDTAHTKAERNILEEVKHPFIVDLIYAFQTGGKLYLILEYLSGGELFMQLEREGIFMEDTACFYLAEISMALGHLHQKGIIYRDLKPENIMLNHQGHVKLTDFGLCKESIHDGTVTHTFCGTIEYMAPEILMRSGHNRAVDWWSLGALMYDMLTGAPPFTGENRKKTIDKILKCKLNLPPYLTQEARDLLKKLLKRNAASRLGAGPGDAGEVQAHPFFRHINWDELLARKVEPPFKPLLCQCP